The window gtaaattaataaagtagcgacacgagtttttgtacaacaaacgtctacaaaaaccacaggcaatttgtttttgtttacaatactcacttgtcaaaatttgtttacaaaaatgaaccgataattaatgcaaaatatagcattatttttttccataaaaacattattttactttccaaaaatatgttgttatttatattaaaagtcacagagttttctttattttttaaaaattagaacatttttaaaaatattatacacttaaaataaactttttcacattaaataaaacaaattactcagaaatttgtacaaaagcaagcgttaaaatgaaaacaaatatggcaacataaacatttttgacaagtaagtccacaaacagcaagtttaaaaaatagtcagctgttcaaatgagtctactttataaatttactttcctTATAAGAAATGAATGAccgaaactaacacatacaaaatgattttactaacacacatgcaacattttttttatagaattgtcgaaaaaaatttaatggatGATTCCATCAACAATGACAGTCAAATGGCCGGTAAAATGACCGTTACTGGACCCAATGTGTGGTATAGGGTTGAATTTGCATATGAAAGAATGAAACAACtacattttgattaaaatgtattaaaatttatattttgatcaACAATGACAGCCAAATGACTGTCACTGTGTTACAGAGTTGTATTTTCGTCGttacaaattaattgtttctgcgaaagccaaagatcaagaagcgaaaaaataaaaaaattacaaagtctttaaattataaaaaataaagagaattattataaactaaattttaaaaaagttcaggAAGTGGATCAGAAGATAAACAATTCGGAGTTCAATCAATggtaacataaatatgtacttatgatttttatatttccatATTTATGAATACTTATGTATTTCTTTACAGACAACTTATATCCACAAATTAATAGGAGCGTCAGAGGACTTAAGATTCTGCGAGATATGTAAAATGGTGAAAAGACtggtaatttatgtatatgattactatattaataaaattaaaaatatatacctatatattaaaatatcaataaattccCTTAAgtcttaaaatgttaataaattgtgttttattataaattggcaTAGCCGTCAGATTTGACGGATAAATTCATCAAGTGTGATCGGTCAACTGTGATGGATATATCCATAAAGAATGATTAGTCAATCGTGACTAACATTTCCATCATCCTTGATTGGTAAAAAGCAAAAGAGTGAgcagctcaaatatatgttttaaagtcgATAGAATTCATAAGTGCGAGGGTGATGCAACatcacatgtacacaaatgTTTCCATCACTTTTTACATATTGCCCTTAAGAAGGTGATGGGAGCTTTGTTCTACGCAATGATGGGTATATTCGCAGTAGTGACAGTCAATTGACCGGtcaaatgactgtcactgttcttTTAGGGTTGATTTGTGagggttaaataaaaaattgtttgtttacattgaactgtaaattttttcaaacaaatttgtgaaaaaaatgagGAAAATGTTCTTTTTGCGGCAAAATTGGTGTCAATTTGGGCTTCCAAATTGCGATTTTGGCGCAAATTCCTCATTTCTGTTGTGTCATTTAAGAGTGGTAGTTGGTGTTTGGGGATTTTTTAGGAGCCGCAAATGTGTTAAGGATTGTCTAGGAGGGGAGAATCTTCATCGCTTTCCGAAGGATCCGACAAGGTAAGAGTTTGAATTTTTAAGTGTCCAGTAAAGCCGGAACGTAAATTcttattttacaatttcaatgGGAAAAATTTCTGTCCAAAATGTAAACTGAAAATTTGCTTTTCCGGCTTTAATTCCAATTGgttaatatatttaacaattcgAATATTGTGCAAGTGTGCTTTGTAAGAGTGTTTAGTGTATTCTTCTTTTATTGCCGGCCGGCTATAAAGTCTTTGGTCGTAGCCGGtggctataaaaaattattacacaaAAACACTAACATTTACAAACACAAGGATTGGCCTATAGATTAGTGTATAGACTGGTGTATGGATTAcgttatagactagtctattgattagtcgaTTGAATAGTCTGTTGATttgtccattgactagtctattgaatagattGATCAGTCTATTGATTCCTTTATTGCTTACTCTATTGACTACTTTATTggttagtttattgactagtctattgattagtttattaTCTAGACCAGAAAAGGTCGATAAAAAATCATACTAAAAAACTAGTATTCATTACAGTAAttgtaagtttattaaataaaactttgtaacatatttgaaaattataaatttaaaaatatttttggcttcTATTTCAGTGTATTACGTGCATAATTTGGTCCAATTATCTTCAGGTCAGTAGCcttgacaaaatttgtaaatttttctccATAGTGTAgccttaaatgaaaatataataactttgttaataatgatttttgtttttttcttttattttattttcaggcACTTGATATATATACTTATCGCTGATCTCGGAAAGATTTGGTCCAATTCGTCCATTAGTTTCAGGTCAGTAGCCTTGACAAAATTCGTCAATGTTGACGAAAAGTGTAGCCTTAAATGAAAACagaaaaactttgttaataaagatttttgttcTTCTATTTTCAGGCACTTGAGGATACTTACCGCTGATCTCGGAAAGTTTTGGTCCAATTCGTCCATTAGCTTCAGGTCATTAGCcttgacaaaatttgtaaatttttgtccATAGTGTACCCTTAAACGAAAACAGAAAAACTTggttaataatgatttttgtttttttcttctattttcagGCACTTGAGGATGCTTACCGCTGATCCAGGAGAGATTTGGTCCAATTCCTCCGTTAGTTTCAGGTCAGTAGccaaaaattagaaattttccatatatttttcaaacaaatttttttcttgaaaaaaaaaaacaaggaatcaatgttattaagaataaaacacattaaaatctatttttctttatttacagaTATTACTTACCATTTTTCCACAAGGAACAACTTATTTGGAGTtaattttgtaactttttttaataaataaaagaacaaaataaaaaattgtgaatttttttcaacaaattttgtgtttatttatttatttttgcaccCATTTTAAAAAAGGTAGTGTATAGTATGCACACATTGGTGTGCGTAtgtgtgttattttttctttcatcccttcaaacatttagaagacaaaactattgcgcatcaccccagacgccacgtcagaaacacttctggacgattgtcagacgagaacgcacattttacaaaaacaaaatacattgatttcgaattttcgtcttctagaaatacacttttaagttacttctgggtgatagttagaagagtgcatccattttgcttaaacaaaaaaacatgactgttgaacttttttcatctggaagtatacgttttagtgacttctgtatgagagttgggtgagaacacacattttacaataacaaaatacattgtttcctaatttgtatcttcttgatttgtatgtttatgtcacttctggaagacagtttgaagaatgttcacattaatgttgtattttattcatctggaagtgtggattttagtcacttcaacaaaatacattgagttctagttttcgccgtctgaaagtatagttttaggttacttccggatgaaagaaggaagagtacaaaaacaaaaaaatataaatactccattttttagcgtgaacgcgaaaaaatatataatgcagaaattttgctaagttcagtgatgttttgtgttttgtccagtcatgtttagttttaattattcattgttaaacttaaatgagttattgaatttaatgttcatagaaaaatagtgtaattaatataatgtgaatcttaagtaataaaaaacaatatgacagtgttgtgttaaaagtcaactgttaataaacatataataaggttttgttaattggcgaagtttattaaatatataccaaaaagtaattatcttcaaggattatataaattaaattaaaaagtaagttgtcatattttacattaaaatactattttaggaataagttaacaactctaaacggtt of the Lucilia cuprina isolate Lc7/37 chromosome 2, ASM2204524v1, whole genome shotgun sequence genome contains:
- the LOC124420457 gene encoding uncharacterized protein LOC124420457 isoform X1 produces the protein MRKMFFLRQNWCQFGLPNCDFGANSSFLLCHLRVVVGVWGFFRSRKCVKDCLGGENLHRFPKDPTRHLIYILIADLGKIWSNSSISFRHLRILTADLGKFWSNSSISFRHLRMLTADPGEIWSNSSVSFRYYLPFFHKEQLIWS
- the LOC124420457 gene encoding uncharacterized protein LOC124420457 isoform X2, which produces MRKMFFLRQNWCQFGLPNCDFGANSSFLLCHLRVVVGVWGFFRSRKCVKDCLGGENLHRFPKDPTRHLRILTADLGKFWSNSSISFRHLRMLTADPGEIWSNSSVSFRYYLPFFHKEQLIWS